The following proteins come from a genomic window of Diorhabda carinulata isolate Delta chromosome X, icDioCari1.1, whole genome shotgun sequence:
- the LOC130901554 gene encoding uncharacterized protein LOC130901554, whose protein sequence is MRRSSILRTQTSEPLIVVEDDEYEEEKKEDSRQNSEDEYSLNPYLLSPYAREIRKHSLPTPQCSGITASQVRRLSERGETVGPGPNQVEFLATLSTAPQPSPGGRRHSVVTISRVPTTLFGRNRRESVAAFPSQAFAGRVLPNRRESIACPPSTEPRGSIHNLQLDIMDDIVQARKVRMKMWGTSNEKVCEVQPLDDSGNVQRYTNSGRRFSDFVGTTLTTIPSLNKRRASELPPSPIAETSFKQSKNTGIVCSNNDLINILSSLSTSATEINQEKPPERTNVAQQKRSQLRSSRSNSFDISILNDDPISKTAPSNWFVKRHQPITKTDDKPASIKEKKEKKTVIEKEPNKLLWDERSGSLVDPQALGSAIEVFLRKASPSDPPGSSTNMSPTKTVGEKNSGMMKTAKSWFNKGDEESSSTEACDSSICSTLKDLFVK, encoded by the coding sequence ATGCGAAGATCTTCGATCCTTCGAACGCAAACCTCAGAGCCCCTGATCGTCGTAGAAGATGATGAATACgaagaagagaaaaaagaagattCCAGACAAAATTCGGAAGACGAATATTCTTTAAATCCTTATCTCTTATCGCCGTACGCGAGAGAAATAAGAAAACATTCGTTACCAACACCGCAATGTTCTGGAATCACAGCCAGTCAAGTACGTAGATTGTCAGAGAGGGGAGAAACCGTAGGTCCAGGACCAAATCAAGTGGAATTTTTAGCTACTTTATCGACGGCACCACAACCTAGTCCTGGTGGTAGGAGACATTCGGTTGTTACCATTTCGAGAGTACCTACTACGTTGTTCGGAAGAAATAGACGCGAATCTGTAGCAGCTTTTCCGAGTCAAGCGTTTGCCGGAAGAGTTTTACCGAATAGAAGAGAATCTATAGCATGTCCGCCTTCAACAGAACCTAGAGGAAGTATACATAACCTCCAATTGGATATAATGGACGATATAGTACAAGCTCGTAAAGTAAGAATGAAGATGTGGGGTACTAGTAACGAAAAAGTCTGCGAAGTACAACCTCTTGACGATTCCGGTAACGTTCAACGATATACTAATTCTGGAAGGCGATTTTCAGATTTTGTCGGCACTACTCTCACTACTATACCTAGTTTGAACAAGCGCAGAGCATCTGAGCTTCCTCCGAGTCCTATAGCTGAGACCTCTTTCAAACAAAGTAAGAATACTGGCATTGTATGTTCTAATAatgatttgataaatattttgtcttctCTTTCCACTTCTGCCACTGAAATCAACCAGGAGAAGCCGCCAGAGAGGACGAATGTTGCTCAACAGAAGAGGAGTCAATTGAGATCGTCTAGATCGAATAGTTTCGATATTTCTATACTCAACGATGATCCAATAAGCAAAACAGCCCCATCCAACTGGTTCGTGAAAAGGCACCAGCCTATTACAAAGACTGATGATAAGCCTGCAAGTATTAAAGAAAAGAAGGAGAAGAAGACTGTTATCGAAAAAGAGCCAAACAAATTATTGTGGGACGAACGTAGTGGATCTCTTGTTGACCCACAGGCACTCGGTAGCGCTATTGAAGTATTTTTACGAAAGGCTTCCCCTTCGGATCCTCCAGGAAGTTCCACTAACATGTCTCCGACTAAAACTGTCGGGGAAAAAAATAGCGGGATGATGAAGACTGCAAAAAGTTGGTTTAATAAAGGAGATGAAGAATCATCGTCAACTGAAGCTTGCGATTCTTCCATCTGCTCAACGTTAAAagatttgtttgttaaataa